The Streptomyces seoulensis genome contains a region encoding:
- a CDS encoding ABC transporter permease has product MSQVLDAPPPMKAPADGDLAALAARHGLTVSGARPSVPAYVRRLWDRRHFITAFATAKLTAQYSQAKLGQLWQVMTPLLNAAVYYFIFGVLLGTKRGVADFIPFLVTGVFVWTFTQSSIMAGTRAISGNLGLVRALHFPRAALPISFCLQQLQQLLFSMLALIVIVLCVGVPVTASWLLALPALFLQFVFNAGVSLVVARMGAKTPDIAQLMPFLLRTWMYVSGVMWSIDQHTKDQSRVLAALLEYNPAALYIDLMRFALIDSFGADKLPPHVWAIAAGWAVAAGIGGFIYFWKAEETYGRG; this is encoded by the coding sequence GTGAGCCAGGTCCTCGACGCACCGCCCCCGATGAAGGCCCCGGCCGACGGCGACCTCGCGGCCCTGGCCGCCCGGCACGGCCTGACCGTCAGCGGCGCCCGCCCCTCCGTACCGGCGTACGTCCGCCGGCTCTGGGACCGGCGGCACTTCATCACCGCCTTCGCCACGGCCAAGCTGACCGCCCAGTACAGCCAGGCGAAGCTCGGCCAGCTCTGGCAGGTCATGACCCCGCTGCTGAACGCGGCGGTCTACTACTTCATCTTCGGCGTCCTGCTGGGCACCAAGCGCGGCGTCGCCGACTTCATCCCGTTCCTGGTCACGGGCGTGTTCGTGTGGACGTTCACGCAGAGCTCGATCATGGCGGGCACGCGGGCGATATCCGGCAACCTCGGCCTGGTGCGCGCCCTGCACTTCCCGCGCGCCGCGCTGCCCATCTCGTTCTGCCTGCAGCAGCTCCAGCAGTTGCTGTTCTCGATGCTCGCGCTGATCGTCATCGTGCTCTGCGTGGGCGTGCCGGTGACCGCGTCCTGGCTGCTGGCGCTGCCCGCGCTTTTCCTGCAGTTCGTGTTCAACGCGGGCGTGTCCCTGGTGGTGGCCCGGATGGGCGCCAAGACCCCGGACATCGCCCAGCTCATGCCGTTCCTGCTGCGCACCTGGATGTACGTGTCCGGCGTGATGTGGAGCATCGACCAGCACACCAAGGACCAGTCGCGGGTGCTGGCCGCCCTGCTGGAGTACAACCCGGCCGCGCTGTACATCGACCTCATGCGGTTCGCGCTGATCGACAGCTTCGGCGCGGACAAGCTGCCCCCGCACGTGTGGGCGATCGCGGCCGGCTGGGCGGTGGCCGCGGGGATCGGCGGCTTCATCTACTTCTGGAAGGCTGAGGAGACCTACGGCCGTGGCTGA
- a CDS encoding glycosyltransferase family 39 protein — translation MPWRVRWGAPVCLPALVMLGLGLWGVDRGGIWRDEAVTFQVARRSVPQIWQLLHGVDAVHGLYYLLMHAVLAVHPDEVVLRLPSVCAAAATAALVGELGVRLAGPRVGLWAGLLYAVSPMAGHYAQEGRSYALVAAGATGTTLLFVRALRTGAWRAYGVVIAATCWLHEFAVLLLLAHAATLALARVGARVWRGWAGAAGVVGLALLPMILVSHAQSAQLAWLRPPTWATVQGLLRWFLGPGDGVYWTCLVLAVLGLAGLAAPPGRPTCARVGLPLAVLPPAALMLASQLSPLYVDRYVLYALSGAPLLVAAGADTVARAGARLRLRVPRPPVLALTGAALAGLALVLQLPLMSGDRDPAHRPDDLAAAARVAAREVRPGEPVLFLPVQARNAALAYPRAFAGVRDVALVEPGPESGTLYGREADAAEVRRRLAGLDRVWVVADRDLLAGRWRPSGPAERAKLAVLAQEFMPAEESADGDAGVRLYVRRVAVSALPGLLPVPGPPRPARR, via the coding sequence GTGCCCTGGCGCGTCCGGTGGGGCGCGCCCGTGTGCCTGCCCGCGCTGGTGATGCTCGGGCTCGGGCTCTGGGGCGTGGACCGGGGCGGGATATGGCGCGACGAGGCCGTCACCTTCCAGGTCGCCCGCCGCTCGGTGCCGCAGATCTGGCAGCTCCTGCACGGCGTGGACGCGGTGCACGGCCTGTACTACCTGCTGATGCACGCCGTCCTCGCCGTGCACCCCGACGAGGTCGTGCTCCGGCTGCCCTCCGTCTGCGCGGCCGCCGCCACCGCGGCCCTCGTCGGCGAACTGGGCGTCCGCCTGGCCGGACCGCGCGTCGGCCTGTGGGCCGGACTGCTGTACGCCGTCTCGCCGATGGCCGGCCACTACGCCCAGGAGGGCCGCTCGTACGCGCTCGTCGCCGCGGGCGCCACCGGTACGACCCTGCTCTTCGTGCGCGCCCTGCGCACCGGCGCCTGGCGGGCCTACGGCGTCGTCATCGCGGCCACCTGCTGGCTGCACGAGTTCGCCGTGCTGCTGCTTCTGGCCCACGCCGCCACGCTCGCCCTCGCCCGCGTCGGCGCACGGGTGTGGCGGGGCTGGGCGGGCGCGGCCGGGGTGGTGGGGCTCGCGCTGCTGCCGATGATCCTGGTCTCGCACGCCCAGTCCGCCCAGTTGGCCTGGCTGCGCCCGCCGACCTGGGCGACCGTGCAGGGGCTGCTGCGCTGGTTCCTCGGGCCGGGCGACGGCGTGTACTGGACCTGTCTCGTACTCGCCGTGCTCGGTCTGGCCGGGCTGGCGGCGCCGCCGGGGCGGCCGACCTGCGCGCGGGTGGGTCTGCCGCTGGCGGTGCTGCCGCCCGCCGCGCTGATGCTGGCCTCGCAGCTCTCCCCGCTCTACGTCGACCGCTACGTCCTCTACGCCCTCTCCGGCGCGCCCCTGCTGGTCGCCGCCGGGGCCGACACGGTGGCGCGGGCCGGGGCGCGGCTGCGGCTGCGGGTGCCCAGACCTCCGGTGCTCGCCCTGACCGGCGCCGCGCTGGCCGGCCTGGCGCTCGTGCTGCAGCTCCCGCTGATGAGCGGCGACCGCGACCCGGCCCACCGCCCGGACGACCTGGCCGCCGCCGCCAGGGTCGCGGCACGGGAGGTGCGCCCCGGCGAGCCGGTGCTGTTCCTGCCGGTCCAGGCCCGCAACGCAGCCCTGGCCTACCCGCGCGCCTTCGCGGGCGTGCGGGACGTCGCCCTCGTCGAGCCGGGCCCCGAGTCCGGGACGCTCTACGGGCGCGAGGCGGACGCGGCCGAGGTGCGGCGACGGCTGGCCGGTCTGGACCGGGTGTGGGTGGTGGCCGACCGGGATCTCCTGGCCGGCCGCTGGAGACCGAGCGGTCCCGCCGAGCGGGCCAAACTCGCCGTCCTGGCGCAGGAGTTCATGCCCGCCGAGGAGTCGGCCGACGGGGACGCGGGCGTACGGCTCTACGTCCGCCGGGTCGCCGTCAGTGCTCTGCCGGGCCTTCTTCCAGTTCCCGGACCGCCGCGTCCAGCGCGCCGGTGA
- a CDS encoding ABC transporter ATP-binding protein has protein sequence MAEQTTSPVRTPRDTSAEKVPTVVADRVDIVYRVNGTGAGRGSATAALNRILRRGKAEKAAGVRRVHAVRKVSFVAYRGEAIGLIGTNGSGKSTLLKAVAGLLPVENGHIYTDGQPSLLGVNAALMNDLTGERNVHLGGLAMGMSREQVKERYQDIVDFSGINEKGDFITLPMRTYSSGMAARLRFSIAAAKDHDVLLIDEALATGDRSFQKRSEARIRELRKHAGTVFLVSHNNNSIRDTCERVLWLERGELRMDGATEDVLKEYEAFTGDKGKKK, from the coding sequence GTGGCTGAGCAGACCACCTCCCCCGTTCGGACCCCGCGCGACACGAGCGCCGAGAAGGTCCCCACCGTCGTCGCCGACCGCGTCGACATCGTCTACCGGGTCAACGGCACCGGCGCGGGCCGGGGCTCGGCCACCGCCGCCCTCAACCGCATCCTGCGCCGGGGCAAGGCCGAGAAGGCGGCCGGGGTGCGCCGGGTGCACGCGGTCAGGAAGGTCTCCTTCGTCGCCTACCGGGGCGAGGCGATCGGCCTGATCGGCACCAACGGCTCGGGCAAGTCCACGCTGCTCAAGGCGGTGGCCGGCCTGCTCCCGGTGGAGAACGGCCACATCTACACCGACGGCCAGCCCTCCCTGCTGGGCGTCAACGCGGCCCTGATGAACGACCTGACCGGCGAGCGCAACGTCCACCTCGGCGGCCTCGCCATGGGGATGTCCCGCGAGCAGGTCAAGGAGCGCTACCAGGACATCGTCGACTTCTCCGGGATCAACGAGAAGGGCGACTTCATCACCCTGCCGATGCGCACCTACTCCTCCGGCATGGCGGCCCGGCTGCGCTTCTCCATCGCGGCCGCCAAGGACCACGACGTGCTGCTGATCGACGAGGCGCTGGCCACCGGCGACCGCTCCTTCCAGAAGCGCTCCGAGGCCCGCATCCGCGAACTGCGCAAGCACGCGGGCACGGTCTTCCTGGTCAGCCACAACAACAACTCCATCCGCGACACCTGCGAGCGCGTGCTCTGGCTGGAGCGCGGCGAGCTGCGCATGGACGGCGCCACCGAGGACGTACTCAAGGAGTACGAGGCGTTCACGGGCGACAAGGGCAAGAAGAAGTAG
- a CDS encoding MarR family winged helix-turn-helix transcriptional regulator, with product MSASPTPPADLAADPDWLRLDRQICFSLNAASRAFNGVYRVLLKDLGLTYPQYLVMLVLWERDGMPVKQLGEHLRLDSGTLSPLLKRLETAGLVRRERSASDERSVRVTLTGDGVGLRERALEVPRRIAAATGADPAEIGELRERLDRLTGALDAAVRELEEGPAEH from the coding sequence ATGAGCGCCTCGCCCACCCCACCGGCCGACCTCGCCGCCGACCCGGACTGGCTCCGCCTGGACCGGCAGATCTGCTTCTCCCTGAACGCCGCCTCCCGCGCGTTCAACGGCGTCTACCGCGTGCTGCTGAAGGACCTCGGGCTCACCTACCCGCAGTACCTGGTGATGCTGGTGCTCTGGGAGCGCGACGGCATGCCGGTGAAGCAGCTCGGCGAGCACCTGCGGCTCGACTCCGGCACGCTGTCCCCGCTGCTGAAGCGGCTGGAGACGGCGGGCCTGGTGCGCCGCGAGCGCAGTGCGAGCGACGAGCGCTCGGTACGGGTGACGCTCACCGGCGACGGCGTGGGCCTGCGCGAACGGGCGCTGGAGGTGCCCCGGCGCATCGCGGCCGCGACCGGGGCGGACCCGGCCGAGATCGGCGAGCTGCGCGAGCGCCTCGACCGGCTCACCGGCGCGCTGGACGCGGCGGTCCGGGAACTGGAAGAAGGCCCGGCAGAGCACTGA
- a CDS encoding TetR/AcrR family transcriptional regulator: MTTNADEPPARPRRAPAGAAVLREDVTEAIRAAVFEELAAVGYARMSIEGIARRAGVGKTAVYRRWRSKLNLVLDVVSAMAVLGLPAPDTGSLEGDLRLLYEVMSRALRHPVASQIIPDLQAEAARNPEMAETLQKAVRDGQDGVASKIVAAARERGEVSADLDLDLALDLISGPLYWRAVIIRSPKLPKGYLPNLARATAGALKAL, translated from the coding sequence ATGACGACCAACGCCGACGAACCCCCGGCGCGCCCGCGCCGGGCCCCGGCCGGGGCCGCCGTGCTCCGGGAGGACGTGACCGAGGCCATCCGCGCGGCCGTCTTCGAGGAACTGGCCGCCGTGGGGTACGCGCGGATGTCCATCGAGGGCATCGCGCGCCGGGCCGGCGTCGGCAAGACGGCGGTGTACCGGCGCTGGCGCTCCAAGCTGAACCTGGTGCTGGACGTCGTCTCCGCGATGGCGGTGCTCGGCCTGCCGGCCCCGGACACGGGCTCCCTGGAGGGCGACCTCCGGCTGCTGTACGAGGTGATGTCGCGCGCCCTGCGCCACCCGGTCGCCTCGCAGATCATCCCCGACCTCCAGGCGGAGGCCGCCCGCAACCCGGAGATGGCCGAGACCCTCCAGAAGGCCGTGCGCGACGGCCAGGACGGGGTCGCGTCCAAAATCGTGGCGGCGGCGCGGGAGCGGGGCGAGGTGAGCGCGGACCTCGACCTGGACCTCGCCCTCGACCTGATCTCCGGCCCCCTCTACTGGCGCGCGGTGATCATCCGCAGCCCGAAGCTCCCCAAGGGCTACCTCCCGAACCTGGCCCGTGCCACGGCGGGGGCGCTCAAGGCGCTGTAG
- a CDS encoding organic hydroperoxide resistance protein — MDALYTAVATATHGREGRAVSSDGRIDLPLAMPAELGGDGQGSNPEQLFAAGYAACFGSALGLVGRQAKVDVSDAAVTAEVGIGKEGEGFGLKVTLRVELPDTVDEATGRKLVETAHQVCPYSNATRGNIEVTLVVE; from the coding sequence ATGGACGCGCTCTACACCGCCGTCGCCACCGCCACCCACGGCCGCGAGGGCCGCGCCGTCTCCTCCGACGGCCGCATCGACCTTCCCCTCGCCATGCCGGCGGAGCTGGGCGGCGACGGCCAGGGCAGCAACCCCGAGCAGCTCTTCGCCGCCGGCTACGCCGCCTGCTTCGGCAGCGCCCTCGGCCTGGTCGGCCGTCAGGCCAAGGTGGACGTCTCCGACGCCGCCGTCACCGCCGAGGTCGGCATCGGCAAGGAGGGCGAGGGCTTCGGCCTCAAGGTGACGCTGCGCGTCGAGCTGCCCGACACCGTGGACGAGGCCACCGGCCGCAAGCTGGTCGAGACCGCCCACCAGGTCTGCCCGTACTCCAACGCCACCCGCGGCAACATCGAGGTCACCCTCGTCGTCGAGTGA
- a CDS encoding glycosyltransferase 87 family protein, producing the protein MNRLRVTSGPVLALVAGWLATRALMLGLLVFGSAHVLGGGSVSREVWRLYFHWYGVLSHGTFPTHDTLWQYPPGAGPVLLAPGLLPWLSYFEAFVLLTLVADAAVAVALAVAGRRAGRSLRGAALWVGGLPLLLHLPLARYDVQVTALGVAALLALGRSPRAAGVFGALGAVVKVWPALVLLGVSRGRATRSAWSWATAAGCASLAVLAVLFSDPFGFLREQGGRGVQIESLGGTALNLARHAGWPGRVRYQYGSMELVGPHVHTVAVASLALTAAAFVLLVVWRLRARHFSPATPYDAALTAVLLFTVTSRVISPQYLIWLLGLAAVCLTSRHTGQRPVTVLILVSTGLSSLIFPLTYGEVIAGTWPGCLLTLARNGTLLAAAVLSFVRLWRSTRPPVNASATRAVPDPGRVPDPVLTRS; encoded by the coding sequence ATGAACCGTCTCCGTGTCACCTCCGGTCCGGTCCTCGCCCTCGTCGCCGGCTGGCTCGCCACCCGCGCGCTGATGCTGGGGCTCCTCGTCTTCGGCTCCGCGCACGTGCTGGGCGGCGGCTCGGTGTCGCGCGAGGTGTGGCGGCTGTACTTCCACTGGTACGGCGTGCTCTCCCACGGGACGTTCCCCACGCACGACACGCTGTGGCAGTACCCGCCGGGCGCGGGGCCGGTGCTGCTGGCGCCGGGGCTGCTGCCGTGGCTGTCGTACTTCGAGGCGTTCGTGCTGCTGACGCTGGTGGCGGACGCGGCCGTCGCGGTGGCGCTGGCCGTCGCCGGGCGGCGCGCCGGGCGCAGCCTGCGCGGGGCCGCCCTGTGGGTGGGCGGGCTGCCGCTGCTGCTGCATCTGCCGCTGGCCCGCTACGACGTACAGGTGACCGCGCTGGGTGTCGCCGCCCTGCTGGCGCTCGGCCGCTCCCCGCGCGCGGCCGGGGTGTTCGGGGCGCTCGGCGCGGTGGTGAAGGTGTGGCCCGCGCTGGTGCTGCTCGGCGTGTCACGCGGACGGGCGACACGGTCGGCGTGGTCGTGGGCGACGGCCGCCGGCTGCGCGTCCCTGGCGGTGCTGGCGGTGCTGTTCTCCGACCCGTTCGGCTTCCTGCGCGAACAGGGCGGCCGGGGCGTGCAGATCGAGTCGCTCGGCGGCACGGCGCTCAACCTGGCCCGGCACGCGGGCTGGCCGGGCCGGGTCCGCTACCAGTACGGCTCCATGGAACTGGTCGGCCCGCACGTGCACACGGTCGCCGTCGCCTCGCTGGCGCTGACGGCGGCCGCGTTCGTGCTGCTGGTGGTGTGGCGGCTGCGGGCCCGGCACTTCAGCCCGGCGACGCCGTACGACGCGGCGCTCACGGCGGTGCTGCTGTTCACCGTCACCAGCCGGGTCATCAGCCCGCAGTACCTGATCTGGCTGCTGGGCCTGGCGGCCGTCTGCCTGACCTCGCGGCACACCGGCCAGCGCCCGGTGACGGTGCTGATCCTGGTCTCGACCGGGCTGAGCAGCCTGATCTTCCCGCTGACCTACGGCGAGGTCATCGCCGGGACCTGGCCGGGCTGCCTGCTCACCCTGGCCCGCAACGGAACCCTGCTGGCCGCCGCCGTCCTGTCCTTCGTCCGGCTGTGGCGCTCCACCCGGCCCCCGGTCAACGCGTCCGCGACCCGCGCCGTCCCGGACCCCGGCCGGGTCCCGGACCCCGTCTTGACCCGTTCCTGA
- a CDS encoding glycosyltransferase family 2 protein encodes MDPMSEAEPMPEAEPRVAVVVIGYDDAGHVTDAVRSALRQGPAVGEVIAVDDRSTDGSADLLDRLAAAEPRLRVIRHATNSGGCGTPRNTGIDAVTMPYVMFLDSDDLLPPGAVDALLRAAGGTGAEVTAGLCVRRELPSGREHLWQSSLYAREALIGHPADRPHLVHDTLCVNKLYRTDFLRAHGIRFPEGRFLYEDFVFTARVLAAAPRIALVPDRVYVWHVRRAAGHLSLSLDREHIDNWHARTRACAQAHRILLDAGEAELARAARAKFLDHELRMYLSELDLRDEEYRRAWWAHTRAYLAGYDAEDWERDPAAPGTLLGRFVLESPEPRDLPRLRELAARPARLLPPYARDSEGTPVWSAAQPGVALTPLLTCPTEALPCAMDAELLPRAHISRLRLRLHELYGRLAEAGPLAVTARWHDRTTGRPVRHITLPLVPASPGIWAADAAVDLSALGAGVWDLRLTVHFKDGAQRDITAHARTDTPHLRRRALPSTRHLVLLAHPYATHSGALSLRVATGASGASRVARGRLRRLLR; translated from the coding sequence ATGGACCCCATGTCTGAAGCCGAGCCCATGCCTGAAGCCGAGCCCCGGGTGGCCGTCGTCGTCATCGGCTACGACGACGCCGGCCATGTGACCGACGCCGTGCGTTCGGCGCTCCGTCAGGGCCCAGCGGTGGGCGAGGTGATCGCCGTGGACGACCGCTCCACCGACGGCAGCGCCGACCTCCTGGACCGGCTCGCGGCCGCCGAGCCCCGGCTGCGGGTGATCCGGCACGCCACCAACAGCGGCGGCTGCGGCACCCCGCGCAACACCGGGATCGACGCGGTGACCATGCCGTACGTCATGTTCCTGGACAGCGACGACCTGCTGCCGCCCGGCGCGGTGGACGCGCTGCTGCGGGCGGCGGGCGGGACGGGCGCGGAGGTGACGGCAGGGCTGTGCGTGCGCCGGGAACTGCCCTCGGGGCGCGAACACCTCTGGCAGTCGTCCCTGTACGCGCGGGAGGCGCTGATCGGGCACCCCGCCGACCGGCCGCACCTGGTCCACGACACCCTGTGCGTCAACAAGCTCTACCGCACCGACTTCCTGCGCGCCCACGGCATCCGCTTCCCCGAAGGCCGGTTCCTCTACGAGGACTTCGTCTTCACCGCCCGCGTCCTGGCCGCCGCCCCGCGCATCGCGCTCGTCCCGGACCGCGTCTACGTGTGGCACGTACGCCGGGCCGCCGGGCACCTCTCGCTCTCGCTGGACCGGGAGCACATCGACAACTGGCACGCGCGCACCCGGGCGTGCGCGCAGGCGCACCGGATCCTGCTGGACGCCGGTGAGGCGGAGCTGGCGCGGGCGGCCAGGGCGAAGTTCCTCGACCACGAACTGCGCATGTACCTGAGCGAGCTGGACCTGCGGGACGAGGAGTACCGGCGCGCCTGGTGGGCGCACACCCGCGCCTACCTCGCCGGGTACGACGCCGAGGACTGGGAGCGGGACCCCGCCGCGCCCGGCACCCTGCTGGGCCGGTTCGTGCTGGAGTCGCCCGAGCCGCGCGACCTGCCCCGGCTGCGCGAGCTGGCCGCCCGCCCGGCCCGTCTGCTGCCGCCCTACGCCCGCGACTCCGAGGGCACTCCCGTCTGGTCGGCCGCGCAGCCCGGCGTGGCCCTGACCCCGCTGCTGACCTGCCCCACCGAGGCGCTGCCCTGCGCCATGGACGCCGAACTGCTCCCGCGGGCCCACATCTCCCGGCTCCGGCTGCGCCTGCACGAGCTGTACGGCCGCCTGGCCGAGGCGGGCCCGCTGGCGGTGACGGCCCGATGGCACGACCGTACGACGGGCCGGCCGGTGCGGCACATCACCCTGCCCCTGGTCCCCGCGTCCCCCGGCATCTGGGCGGCGGACGCGGCCGTCGACCTGAGCGCGCTGGGCGCGGGCGTCTGGGACCTGCGCCTCACCGTCCACTTCAAGGACGGTGCCCAGCGGGACATCACGGCCCACGCCCGCACGGACACCCCCCACCTGCGCAGACGGGCCCTGCCCAGCACCCGCCACCTCGTCCTCCTCGCCCACCCCTACGCCACCCACTCCGGCGCCCTGTCCCTGCGCGTGGCGACGGGAGCGTCGGGGGCGTCCCGGGTGGCACGGGGACGACTGCGGAGGCTGCTGCGGTGA
- a CDS encoding bifunctional glycosyltransferase/CDP-glycerol:glycerophosphate glycerophosphotransferase: protein MPRFSVIVPCFKVQGFLRECLDSVLQQSFGDLEVIAVDDRSPDGCGAILDEYAERDPRVRVLHLPENVGLGRARNAGMPHASGDYLLFLDSDDTLTPGALAAVADRLAESDDPDVLVFDYARTYWWGGTRRNVLADVLAAEDGTFTAAERPEILDLLMVVWNKVYRRDFVTGHGFEFPPGYYEDTPWTFPVMLSAARIATLDRICLHYRQRRQGNILSTTSRKHFDVHDQYERVFAFVEGRPELWRWRPYLHRKMGEHCLDILAKPDRLPPGDKAEFFHRTARMFRTHRPEGTRAKGATAVLEGGYAAYLLRRRAGQAGREAGRRAARMRTAVGKRARRGWSAVQSRRPLDPDLVVYSASSHRGMLGDPAAVYRAARTIAPRLRGVWVVRDEETAATLPPGTDHVLLGSRRYLEVTARASFFVNDVNWPGALVKRPGATHIQTHQGTPLKYLGADLLDRPGARLGFDVPRMLRRADRWDFGLVANRHAELVWERAFPCHFTSVRTGSPRNDVLVGAGASRGAEFRRRHGIPEGDTVVLYAPTRRDHLRGGHVDRIDLAAFAAGLGEGHTLVVRLHPSLANGPARGAGLAELARRGLVVDATDEPDAAEVMLASDALVTDYSSIMFDYAVLDRPIVVHADDWETFRASRGAYLDVTARPPGHVTRSERELTWLFESGAWRDGESAALRADFRARFCEFEDGRAAERVVRTLLLGEAMPATGAARIPGPSMGSDQLTRSS, encoded by the coding sequence GTGCCCCGCTTCAGTGTCATCGTCCCCTGCTTCAAGGTGCAGGGCTTCCTGCGCGAGTGCCTGGACTCGGTGCTCCAGCAGTCCTTCGGCGATCTGGAGGTGATCGCCGTGGACGACCGCTCACCGGACGGCTGCGGCGCGATCCTCGACGAGTACGCCGAGCGCGACCCGCGCGTGCGGGTGCTGCATCTGCCGGAGAACGTCGGTCTCGGCCGCGCCCGCAACGCCGGCATGCCGCACGCGAGCGGCGACTACCTCCTCTTCCTCGACAGCGACGACACCCTCACCCCCGGCGCCCTGGCGGCGGTCGCCGACCGGCTGGCGGAGAGCGACGACCCGGACGTGCTGGTCTTCGACTACGCCCGTACCTACTGGTGGGGCGGCACCCGCCGCAACGTGCTGGCGGACGTCCTGGCGGCCGAGGACGGCACCTTCACGGCGGCCGAGCGGCCGGAGATCCTCGATCTGCTGATGGTGGTGTGGAACAAGGTCTACCGCCGCGACTTCGTGACGGGCCACGGCTTCGAGTTCCCGCCCGGCTACTACGAGGACACCCCGTGGACGTTCCCGGTGATGCTGAGCGCCGCGCGGATCGCCACCCTGGACCGGATCTGCCTGCACTACCGCCAGCGCAGGCAGGGCAACATCCTCTCCACCACCAGCCGTAAGCACTTCGACGTGCACGACCAGTACGAGCGGGTCTTCGCGTTCGTCGAGGGGCGCCCGGAGCTGTGGCGGTGGCGGCCGTACCTGCACCGCAAGATGGGTGAGCACTGCCTGGACATCCTGGCCAAGCCGGACCGGCTGCCGCCGGGTGACAAGGCGGAGTTCTTCCACCGCACGGCGCGGATGTTCCGTACGCACCGGCCGGAGGGCACCCGCGCGAAGGGTGCGACGGCCGTGCTGGAGGGCGGGTACGCCGCCTATCTGCTGCGGCGCCGGGCCGGGCAGGCGGGCCGGGAGGCCGGACGGCGCGCGGCGCGGATGCGGACGGCGGTGGGGAAACGGGCCCGGCGCGGCTGGTCGGCGGTGCAGTCGCGCCGTCCGCTGGACCCGGACCTGGTGGTGTACTCGGCGTCCTCGCACCGGGGGATGCTCGGCGACCCGGCGGCGGTGTACCGGGCGGCGCGGACCATCGCGCCCCGGCTGCGCGGGGTGTGGGTGGTGCGGGACGAGGAGACGGCGGCGACGCTGCCGCCGGGCACCGACCACGTGCTGCTGGGCTCGCGGCGCTATCTGGAGGTGACGGCGCGGGCCTCGTTCTTCGTCAACGACGTCAACTGGCCCGGCGCGCTGGTCAAGCGCCCCGGCGCCACGCACATCCAGACCCACCAGGGCACCCCGCTGAAGTACCTGGGCGCCGATCTGCTGGACAGGCCCGGCGCCCGGCTCGGTTTCGACGTGCCCCGGATGCTGCGGCGGGCGGACCGCTGGGACTTCGGTCTGGTCGCCAACCGGCACGCGGAACTGGTCTGGGAGCGGGCCTTCCCCTGCCACTTCACCTCGGTGCGCACCGGCAGCCCGCGCAACGACGTGCTGGTGGGCGCGGGCGCCTCGCGGGGCGCGGAGTTCCGGCGGCGGCACGGCATCCCGGAGGGGGACACGGTGGTGCTGTACGCGCCGACCCGCCGGGACCACCTGCGGGGCGGGCACGTGGACCGGATCGACCTGGCCGCCTTCGCGGCGGGCCTCGGTGAGGGGCACACGCTGGTGGTGCGGCTGCATCCGTCGCTGGCGAACGGCCCGGCGCGCGGGGCGGGGCTGGCGGAGCTGGCCCGGCGCGGGCTGGTGGTCGACGCGACGGACGAGCCGGACGCGGCGGAGGTGATGCTGGCCTCGGACGCCCTGGTCACGGACTACTCGTCGATCATGTTCGACTACGCCGTCCTGGACCGCCCGATCGTCGTCCACGCCGACGACTGGGAGACGTTCCGGGCGAGCCGGGGCGCCTATCTGGACGTCACCGCCCGGCCGCCGGGCCATGTGACGCGCTCGGAGCGCGAGTTGACCTGGCTTTTCGAGTCCGGGGCGTGGCGGGACGGGGAGTCGGCGGCACTGCGGGCCGACTTCCGGGCGCGGTTCTGCGAGTTCGAGGACGGCCGGGCCGCCGAGCGGGTGGTGCGCACCCTGCTGCTCGGCGAGGCGATGCCCGCCACCGGTGCGGCGCGCATCCCCGGCCCCTCCATGGGGAGCGATCAGCTCACCCGGTCCTCGTGA